The nucleotide window ACTTGCCTAATTCATTGACAAACTTCTTCATTTCCCAGGGATTCTCGAAATAGCTTATCAACAAACGTACATgcttaattcctctctctgtatGTCAACCGGCAAGATACTTGACAGTTtgtcatctacaaaatgaggggAGAGTACTAAAGGCCCAAGTCCCTTCCACTGCCATTACTGAATCTCATTAGATAAAACCAAACTCCAAAGATAGCAACATCTCCATTCAGGTCGACATTATACTTTTTTGTTGGAGGAAAAGGGTCAGGAACCTTGTGGGCCCAATTACCACCAATGGAGCTATGAAGTGAGGGCAGAAAGTGaatgcaaagaaagagaaaataaacaaaggtgGGTGGCATCACTAAGATGCCACCAGGTGTCATGACTGTTACAGTACCACGAACTgttctctgatatattttggcATGCCCGGGAACCTTTTACAAAAGCAGCTCTGGCCAGATATGTGGATCGCTAAGTTTTCCCAAGACACCCCTACCAGCCCTTCCAGCACCCGGGAAGTCTTTATTGACCTTCCTGCGCAGGGCACGCCTCCTGCGTAGAAATCTGCAGGGCAGTCACTATTAGTCTCATATACTGTGATAGTTAACTCTTGGTGCTCCCAAATCTCCAAATGGAAAATAACAGGGGAAAGTAAATGGTTGACAAACATGAAGGAACTGTATTTCACGCAGTCACCTCTTTTGAAATTAATCCAGGGAGAAAAAGGAGCAATGCTACAGGCCAGCAGTGTCCCAGAGAAGTAAAAAGCAAGCTATGTATGTAATTTTAGATATTCCAGTAGTCACAttttgaaaaaactaaaaaataaacaggttAAAGTGACATTAACCATAAATTTCATTTAACACAATATACCCAAAATATCTTCATTGGAACATGTAATCGATATAAACATTAGTgagctattttactttttttgtactaagtctttgGAATCCAGAGCATATTCACTTATAACACATGTCAACTCGAACACTAAACCTTCATCAGAAATACTCAATCTgaatttagatttcataaaagtTACAGCTTAAAAAGTAGATGCACATATCCAACTTGTTTCCAAACACAACGAAGTTTTCCAAAAACTGAATGGAACACcaatttttgatttaaaaatcgaCTTATCACCCTACCCAGATTTCAGGTGCTTgacagccacacgtggctagtggctactgcatTAATGCAGGTAGAGAAAGTCCTGTCATCCGGACTTTTTTTCAAACCGGAACCCTTCACCCAGCAAGTCATTCTACAGCACCCACCAGGTACTCAAATTATGCCAAGTATTTTCTGCCTTACTTCTAATCCTTATGGTCGTTAATACTTCAGTGATGATCATTTATTAAGCAGCCCTTCCTAAAGACTGAACAACTCTTTCTGCTCAGagaattcagggaaaaaaatggagacatCATGATTCAAAGATATGGAGTTAATTTTCGAGGTAAAGGTGGAAAATCCTGACATCGTTAATTCTTTGTCCAGGATATTAGTCACCCTGCAAAAGTTACAGGCATTGTTTATAGTAAGCCTCTCAACTTCCATACTCACAACAGCTGTCACTGCATCCTCAGATTCCTCGCCTTCAAAAGCTCCCTCCCCACCAACAACCTCCTCTATCTCTAGCAGACTCTCTAGAGCACATTCTAGGAGCCCCTCTTTAATTCATTCTGAAAAGTACTTGTTACTGTTGACATACCGAAACACATGAATAATTCAATAAAGAATCTAGAACCATCTGATTAATCATTCATCGGTCTAGGTACCCAACTGACCTTGAGAAAAGCATTTCGTGAATATACGTGGAAAGTATCCCCATACCCTTCCCCCAAAGAACCAATTACTACAAACACTACAGCTTTCTCTACCCATGTCAAAGTTCAGTGTTCCTCCTGCAGCTGATTTAAAAGTTGATCTTCTAAAAGGAGCTGGATTcctaaggtagttctattttgagccTTCTTCCTGTTCTGAAGCTAAAGTTGGAAGGGCTTAGGTGGTGATGTCATGGAAGGGAGACTGTTGGCTTTCACAGAAGGGTCTCCTCCTGCAACTCTGGGGATGTTCATGTGGGGGACACCAGCGGGAATGTGCACCTCTCGTcgctttcccctccctcccttttgagTCCCAGCTATTCATTAGCCAGCAAGAAAACAAGTTCAAATAAGCACGcaaacatatttacatattttacttGTTAAGCGtctcaaaaatgaaaagaccaaggagaaggaaaatgcCTCGCACCAGGAAAAAGGGGTGACAATCCACCCCCCCCATCCGCACCTCCCTAAGTATCTATCATAGGACTAGGGTCAAAGGGTGGGGGGGAGCAGCtgataagaagaaaaaagggattaTAAATCCAGCAAGCTTGAAGAGGGAAATGCTGTTGGGGATACTCAGGACAGAAGGAAGACCCCTGGCTCCCTTCTCTTCCACTgttttcccctcccttttggaatgGAGGAGATTTAGGGCAGGGTGTGCCTTCTGCTTGGGAGGCGTGCTTGGCTCTGGAGAACCAAGAGGGGCCAGGGTGGAGCCCAGAAAAAGAGAGCCAGCGACTGGCTGCTTAGGCCAGATTCTGGACTAAGCTCTTAGTGGAAGAATAAAGGGGGCTGTGGCGGAAGAGCAGACGATTCCATTGGAAGACCCACTGGGGAATGCAGAACGCACACTAAATCCAAGGGGATCACTTCTCTCTCAATCTAAACCCAGCAGTTAGTTGCCGGGTGGTGGGGTGCAGGTCCAGAGGCAAGAGAAAATCCCAACACATCTGTAGACCACAACTtgccggggtggggggatgggcgtGCCCAGCGCAATCAGCAGGTGAAAGCAGCACTTTCTGGCCAATTCTGGGATGGGATGGTTGGCTAAGAGCTTTGGGGAACACAGGATTTCCCGGTTTCTCAGCTCACCTCTCTTCCAAAGCGAGGAATAAACACAGGTGTGGTCCTTCTCCAAGAAGGTGGCAGCCGGCCTGCGGGTAGCTGAGTGAGGGAAAAGATTCCTTGGCCGCGGGAAGGCAGGGAGAAGCCCTGGGGTTAGCTACGGCCGGGAACAGGCGGTCTCCGCCAAGTCCCCTCCCCCTTCTTGAAAAGCGACCGGGACCGGCATAAATTACAGCCACGCACCCCCCTCCCCAATTACGCTTCTAATAAAAGAAACAGCCTCTCATGtctaaataaaaactgaaagctCTGGCTGATGGAAATAAACAGGTGAGCCCCGAAAGGAAGCGGGAAAAGATTGGGGATAGGAGAATGAACGTGCAGAGAAATCCAATCTTCCCCGCCCTCCCCGCAAACCCCTCCTCTATCGCTCCGGAGAATCTGCGTGGCAGGTTGTAAGCTAAAAATGCCACTCTGACAGACCCCGTCTCCCCGCCCCGAGCCCATTCTCCCTCCTACCCCAGGGTCCAGCGTCCCGGCCTCGTGGTAGCGCCCGGTGCCCGCGCCGCGCAGGGCTCACCCTCACCCCGgaccgccaccgccgccgccgccgccgccgcggggaCTCCggtcttcctctctcctccctccctcctcctcctccgcctcctcctcgcAGACTCCTCCCGCCGGATCCTTCATGTAAACAACATCCAGGCTCTATTTACAGTCGCCGCCGGACGGCGAGGGACCCACGCCAGCTGCCTGGAagcaggcgggggtgggggaaaaGCGAGTGCGCAACATTTACACATacccgccccgcccctccgcgCCGCCGGCCCGCCAGGGGACCTGAGCGGGGCACCGGGGGTCTCCCCGCGCCCTTGTCCAACCTGCGTCGCTCCTGACACCCCAGCGAGGGCCAGAGGGAAACCGCGCAAATGCCGATGGGCGaggtcacccccacccccaccccgcaggAAAAAAACACACCCCAAGCACAACAGACCCAGCCCAGCAATACCCTCCAAGTCCGTGCGAGAGTGCGGGGTCCCAGCTCGCTCAGTGCCGCCGCCGCGGCGCCCCGCCGCCGCCCACCCCGAGGTGGCGAGCTGCGTGCGGTCCCCCGCGGCGGCTGCAGGCAGCCGCCCAGCGCCGGACAGCGGCGCGCCCTCGGCCCCCGCCCGGCCCGCCCTCGGCCCGCCCCCCGCGCGGCCGCCGAGCCGGCCGAGCCCCGCGGcggcgtgtgcgtgtgcgcgcgtcGCGGCCGGCCTCGCCGGAACAGCTCTACCCGGCCCCCGGCTTCCCGTGCCCCCGGGCGGGCGGGTGGCGGGCTCTGGCGCCGCGAGACCCGGCCAGGAGCGGCCCGGCCAGCTCTCCACCGCGCCGCAGGGGCGCGCACACGGACGTAGACACTCGGCGCACGGAACCCCGCGCGGCCGCACGCCTCCCGCCGGCGCTCGGCTTGGCGCACGCACCGCCACCCCCGCGCCCGGCACGCCGCCCCCACACCCACCTGCGCCCCCGGGGGTCTCGGGCCCCCCTTCCTTTGTTCTTCAAGCTATTTGCATGAGGATTATCTAATGACGCAGCAAGGATACAACGTGCTCGCCACAACGTGACCGTcgccatttttctgtttttattctatcTCTGCCATGTGATagattgggggggtgggggttggaaaagagagagacaggattaaaaaaaaaaaaaaaacttccggGTCTCATGACCgggaagggagaaaaacaaaagagacaagACACAACTCCAGGGGAAtgatgtgtgtgcgcgcgcgcgcgacTGCGCGCCCTTGCCTCCTCTGCTCAGAGGAGGGAGGCTCCCGCAGTGGGCAGGGAGCATCCTCCCACCTCGGGAGCCCTGTGCCCCCGGAGGGTCCAGCTCGAACCTTGTAGCCGTGGCGGTCGCGGGTCCCGGTCTCACACCCGCCACCAACGCTCTGCGAAGCTGTCAGCCTTGTCCCTTCCTCTGGCCGCCTTCACTTGCCGGTCCACCCCAGAGCTCGCGCTCTCCCTCCCGGGCGGTTGTACCGTTCTGGGTTACGTGCAGAGAAGTCTCACTAACaccgtgaaggaggaaatgatCAAATTTAAAGGCTACTGTATTTCCcaagttttaaaatagtttgctTCCATGATGTTCTGCATAACAACCGCGTGGCAACACACTAGGCAGAATCTAATATTGGTTCgaatccttccttcctctctctacccccttttctctctcttcccaaagCGGGACACACCCTTGTGTGGTGGTCCGTGGGGTTTGTTACGTGGGGACGGACCTTTCATCGCGGATTGacttatttagaaagaaaattttaataaatggttGTTCAGGGTCATTGTTTAAGAAGACAGTTGCATGGAGCAAGGTGGATTCGTGTTACACTCATCT belongs to Pseudorca crassidens isolate mPseCra1 chromosome 2, mPseCra1.hap1, whole genome shotgun sequence and includes:
- the LOC137218824 gene encoding uncharacterized protein isoform X8, producing the protein MATVTLWRARCILAASLDNPHANSLKNKGRGARDPRGRRIRREESARRRRRRRREGGERKTGVPAAAAAAAVAVRGEGEPCAARAPGATTRPGRWTLGCRNRSSENGGLCRKEECDCVSGTAQGSRSRALPGTSGHSPSSTLKRGHSHSRSTPSFSDR
- the LOC137218824 gene encoding uncharacterized protein isoform X9, which gives rise to MATVTLWRARCILAASLDNPHANSLKNKGRGARDPRGRRIRREESARRRRRRRREGGERKTGVPAAAAAAAVAVRGEGEPCAARAPGATTRPGRWTLGCRNRSSENGGLCRKEECDCVSGTAQGSRSRENFSSVASIFLQSVFKMCHSAEPTLR
- the LOC137218824 gene encoding uncharacterized protein isoform X3 is translated as MATVTLWRARCILAASLDNPHANSLKNKGRGARDPRGRRIRREESARRRRRRRREGGERKTGVPAAAAAAAVAVRATRRPAATFLEKDHTCVYSSLWKRGVGIEALRMVDSAEKRSVIVFPEQPKALEVEMAGVRGPGVRLCRYYGRRHFIFIKKEKYTHLIITSIGVETLRQFLLLLSTTNW
- the LOC137218824 gene encoding uncharacterized protein isoform X11, producing the protein MATVTLWRARCILAASLDNPHANSLKNKGRGARDPRGRRIRREESARRRRRRRREGGERKTGVPAAAAAAAVAVRGEATRRPAATFLEKDHTCVYSSLWKRGVGIEALRMVDSAEKRSVIVFPEQPKALEVEAL
- the LOC137218824 gene encoding uncharacterized protein isoform X7, producing MATVTLWRARCILAASLDNPHANSLKNKGRGARDPRGRRIRREESARRRRRRRREGGERKTGVPAAAAAAAVAVRGEGEPCAARAPGATTRPGRWTLGYPQAGCHLLGEGPHLCLFLALEERCRNRSSENGGLCRKEECDCVSGTAQGSRSRGFITEWRTSFV
- the LOC137218824 gene encoding uncharacterized protein isoform X10, producing MATVTLWRARCILAASLDNPHANSLKNKGRGARDPRGRRIRREESARRRRRRRREGGERKTGVPAAAAAAAVAVRGEATRRPAATFLEKDHTCVYSSLWKRGVGIEALRMVDSAEKRSVIVFPEQPKALEVERSRGHRGTHPPQH
- the LOC137218824 gene encoding uncharacterized protein isoform X5, with product MATVTLWRARCILAASLDNPHANSLKNKGRGARDPRGRRIRREESARRRRRRRREGGERKTGVPAAAAAAAVAVRGEGEPCAARAPGATTRPGRWTLGYPQAGCHLLGEGPHLCLFLALEERCRNRSSENGGLCRKEECDCVSGTAQGSRSRENFSSVASIFLQSVFKMCHSAEPTLR
- the LOC137218824 gene encoding uncharacterized protein isoform X1; translated protein: MATVTLWRARCILAASLDNPHANSLKNKGRGARDPRGRRIRREESARRRRRRRREGGERKTGVPAAAAAAAVAVRGEGEPCAARAPGATTRPGRWTLGYPQAGCHLLGEGPHLCLFLALEERCRNRSSENGGLCRKEECDCVSGTAQGSRSRDGWSKRAWSKTLQILRQKAFYFHKEGKIHPSHNYKHWS
- the LOC137218824 gene encoding uncharacterized protein isoform X4 — translated: MATVTLWRARCILAASLDNPHANSLKNKGRGARDPRGRRIRREESARRRRRRRREGGERKTGVPAAAAAAAVAVRGEGEPCAARAPGATTRPGRWTLGYPQAGCHLLGEGPHLCLFLALEERCRNRSSENGGLCRKEECDCVSGTAQGSRSRALPGTSGHSPSSTLKRGHSHSRSTPSFSDR
- the LOC137218824 gene encoding uncharacterized protein isoform X6, with protein sequence MATVTLWRARCILAASLDNPHANSLKNKGRGARDPRGRRIRREESARRRRRRRREGGERKTGVPAAAAAAAVAVRGEATRRPAATFLEKDHTCVYSSLWKRGVGIEALRMVDSAEKRSVIVFPEQPKALEVERTSALWPAFSCKASSKCAIQQNQLSDDPYRSDDPYRSHPSP
- the LOC137218824 gene encoding uncharacterized protein isoform X2, whose protein sequence is MATVTLWRARCILAASLDNPHANSLKNKGRGARDPRGRRIRREESARRRRRRRREGGERKTGVPAAAAAAAVAVRGEATRRPAATFLEKDHTCVYSSLWKRGVGIEALRMVDSAEKRSVIVFPEQPKALEVEMAGVRGPGVRLCRYYGRRHFIFIKKEKYTHLIITSIGVETLRQFLLLLSTTNW